Proteins found in one Flavobacterium channae genomic segment:
- a CDS encoding RelA/SpoT family protein yields the protein MTELELEAENKAIAQEYKELLRISYQTLTDEDKKIIRKAFDVAVDAHKDQRRKSGEAYIFHPIAVAKIVARDIGLGATSIAAALMHDVVEDTDITVQDIEKMFNPKIAQLVEGLTKIAKVKTDQEISIQAENFRKMLLTLNDDVRVILIKIADRLHNMQTMGSMVDYKQAKIASETLYIYAPLAHRLGLYNIKTKLEDLGLKYTEPEVYEDIVSKIKETKEEQDAYIKTISDVLSKSLVDEGIDFTIKGRPKSIYSIRRKMKAQGVTFDEVYDKFALRIIYNSNQHDEKFIAWKIYSVVTDHYRPSPSRLRDWISSPKSTGYEALHITVMGPKGRWVEIQVRSERMDEIAEKGYAAHYKYKNGATEEHGLEIWLNQLKEALENSTANAVDFVEDFKLNLYAKEIYVFTPKGEIKSLPKGATSLDFAFSIHSEIGVKTRGTRVNGKLVPLNHVLNSGDQVEIITSANQKPTSQWLDFVTTSRAKNKIKNVLNENTKKIAEDGKEILTRKLRHLKIALNENTTNELVNFFKLQTSLDLFYRAGIGAIENQQLKEYAAQKSNTLVNFFKKTIKRSPNSPPEQISKNEISKKYDLLVFGTEHDKLDYKLSSCCNPIPGDEVFGFVTINEGIKVHRKDCPNAISMQSNYAYRIIPAKWIDSSQEEFKAILKITGMDILGLTNELTKVISNQMNVNIQSISLNTEAGIFYGQVAVVVQNNTILKKLIENIKKVDGIDKVTRVYNN from the coding sequence ATGACAGAGTTAGAATTAGAAGCCGAAAACAAAGCCATTGCGCAAGAATATAAAGAACTACTTCGCATCAGTTATCAAACACTTACCGATGAAGACAAAAAAATCATTCGAAAAGCATTTGATGTAGCTGTAGATGCACATAAAGACCAAAGAAGAAAATCTGGTGAAGCTTATATTTTTCATCCCATAGCTGTTGCTAAAATTGTAGCAAGAGATATTGGTTTGGGAGCAACTTCTATTGCCGCTGCTTTAATGCACGATGTAGTTGAAGATACCGATATTACAGTTCAGGACATAGAAAAAATGTTCAATCCTAAAATTGCACAACTAGTTGAAGGTTTAACCAAAATTGCGAAAGTTAAAACAGACCAAGAAATTTCTATTCAGGCAGAAAATTTCCGTAAAATGTTATTAACCTTAAACGATGATGTTCGTGTAATTTTAATTAAAATTGCTGACCGTTTACACAATATGCAAACCATGGGAAGCATGGTAGATTATAAACAAGCCAAAATTGCTTCCGAAACATTATACATTTACGCACCTTTAGCACATCGTTTAGGATTGTATAACATCAAAACCAAACTAGAGGATTTAGGATTAAAATATACCGAACCTGAAGTTTACGAGGATATTGTTAGCAAAATAAAAGAAACGAAAGAAGAACAAGATGCTTATATCAAAACCATTTCTGATGTTTTAAGCAAATCTTTGGTTGATGAAGGAATTGATTTTACCATTAAAGGTCGTCCAAAATCGATTTACTCCATTCGTAGAAAAATGAAAGCGCAAGGCGTAACTTTTGATGAAGTTTATGACAAATTTGCTCTTCGTATCATTTACAATTCAAATCAACACGACGAAAAATTCATCGCTTGGAAAATATATTCTGTAGTTACTGATCATTATCGCCCTTCTCCAAGTAGATTACGCGATTGGATTTCTTCACCAAAATCAACTGGTTACGAAGCATTACACATTACAGTAATGGGACCTAAAGGAAGATGGGTTGAAATTCAGGTTCGTAGTGAACGTATGGATGAAATTGCAGAAAAAGGATATGCAGCACATTACAAATATAAAAACGGTGCTACAGAAGAGCACGGATTAGAAATTTGGCTAAACCAATTAAAAGAAGCGCTTGAAAATTCCACCGCTAATGCTGTTGACTTTGTTGAAGATTTTAAATTGAATCTTTATGCCAAAGAAATTTATGTCTTCACACCAAAAGGAGAAATTAAATCTTTACCAAAAGGAGCTACCTCATTAGACTTTGCCTTTAGTATTCACTCAGAAATTGGAGTAAAAACAAGAGGAACAAGAGTTAATGGAAAACTAGTACCGTTAAATCATGTTTTAAATAGTGGTGATCAGGTTGAAATTATTACATCGGCTAACCAAAAACCAACATCGCAATGGTTAGATTTTGTTACAACATCTAGAGCAAAAAATAAAATTAAAAACGTTCTAAACGAAAACACTAAAAAAATTGCTGAAGATGGAAAAGAAATTCTTACTCGTAAATTACGCCATTTAAAAATTGCTTTAAATGAAAATACAACAAATGAATTAGTAAATTTCTTCAAACTACAAACAAGCTTAGATTTATTTTACAGAGCTGGAATTGGTGCAATTGAAAACCAACAATTAAAAGAATATGCTGCTCAAAAAAGCAACACTCTGGTAAATTTCTTCAAGAAAACAATCAAGCGTTCGCCAAATTCTCCACCAGAACAAATCAGTAAAAATGAAATCAGTAAAAAATACGATTTATTAGTTTTTGGAACAGAACATGATAAATTAGACTACAAACTTTCATCTTGTTGTAATCCAATTCCTGGAGATGAAGTTTTTGGTTTCGTAACCATAAATGAAGGAATCAAAGTACACAGAAAAGATTGTCCTAATGCTATTAGTATGCAATCGAACTATGCGTACCGAATTATTCCTGCTAAATGGATAGATTCATCTCAAGAAGAATTTAAAGCTATCTTAAAAATTACGGGAATGGATATTTTAGGACTTACGAATGAATTAACGAAAGTAATTTCAAATCAAATGAATGTTAACATTCAAAGTATTTCACTAAACACTGAAGCTGGAATTTTTTATGGTCAAGTTGCGGTTGTTGTTCAAAACAATACCATTCTTAAAAAACTGATTGAAAATATTAAAAAAGTAGACGGAATTGACAAAGTAACTCGCGTTTATAATAATTAA
- a CDS encoding TrmH family RNA methyltransferase translates to MKQITSVQNPYIKSLVQLQEKSKVRKQTGTFLIEGQREIELALKGGYELETILFLPEIISEKEIKNFVKSSEVEIIEISKEVYQKLAYRDTTEGILAIAKTKSLALSDLKLSKNPLILVGESLEKPGNVGAILRTADAANIDAVIIANPKSDLYNPNIVRSSVGCLFTRQIAVGTTEEVIAFLKKNNIAIYSATLQDSTQYHTQDFSTPTALVVGTEATGLSEKWRIESTQNIIIPMQGEIDSMNVSVAAAILLFEAKRQRGF, encoded by the coding sequence ATGAAACAAATCACCTCGGTTCAAAATCCGTATATAAAATCGTTAGTTCAATTACAAGAAAAATCCAAAGTTCGTAAACAAACGGGCACTTTTTTAATTGAAGGACAACGCGAAATTGAATTGGCGCTAAAAGGTGGTTACGAATTAGAAACCATTCTATTTTTACCAGAAATAATTTCAGAAAAAGAAATTAAAAACTTTGTCAAATCGAGCGAAGTCGAGATTATCGAAATCTCAAAAGAAGTCTATCAAAAATTAGCTTATCGCGATACAACTGAAGGTATTTTAGCAATCGCTAAAACCAAATCATTAGCTTTGTCCGATTTAAAACTATCTAAAAATCCGCTTATTTTAGTTGGAGAATCTTTAGAAAAACCAGGAAATGTGGGTGCAATATTAAGAACAGCCGATGCTGCAAATATTGATGCTGTTATTATTGCTAATCCAAAAAGCGACTTATATAATCCAAATATTGTTCGTTCTAGTGTAGGATGTTTATTCACAAGACAAATTGCTGTTGGTACAACAGAAGAAGTAATCGCATTCTTAAAAAAGAATAATATTGCGATTTATTCGGCAACATTACAAGATTCAACTCAATATCACACACAAGACTTCTCCACTCCTACTGCTTTAGTTGTTGGCACAGAAGCAACTGGTTTATCAGAAAAATGGCGAATAGAAAGTACACAAAACATAATCATTCCAATGCAAGGTGAAATCGATTCTATGAACGTTTCAGTAGCAGCTGCAATTCTATTATTTGAAGCAAAAAGACAACGCGGATTTTAG
- a CDS encoding amidohydrolase family protein, producing MKKYIVLLFISLFGFAQQTPAPKQTKSILILGAKAHLGNGQVIENSLISIIDGKIATIGDARVMKPGKHDIVIDASGKHVYPGFIAPNSTLGLVEIDAVRASDDESEIGEFNPHVRSIIAYNAESKLVETTRPNGVLLAQITPRGGRISGTSSIVQLDAWNWEDATVKANDGIHLNWPRSYSRAGWWAEPGGIEMNKNYEPQVKAIQDYFDNAFAYLGSKNDKKDIPYEAMKGLQSGEKTLFVNANGEKEIIDAVLFKKKNNIKNMTIVGGYYAFKSAKLLKENNVSVLLKRVHDLPLLEDEDVNLPYKNAKLLVDAGVLVALQNAGDMERMQTRNLPFYAGTCAAWGLTKEQALQLISGNSAKILGIDNQYGTLEAGKSATLFISEGDALDMKTNVISFAFIDGRQISLESHHTELYERYKGKFEQQKK from the coding sequence ATGAAAAAATATATAGTTCTTTTATTTATTTCTTTGTTTGGGTTTGCCCAACAAACACCAGCACCAAAACAAACAAAGAGTATTTTAATCTTAGGTGCTAAAGCACATTTAGGAAACGGTCAAGTAATTGAAAATAGTTTAATTTCTATCATCGATGGAAAAATAGCAACTATTGGTGATGCTCGCGTAATGAAGCCTGGCAAACATGATATTGTTATTGATGCATCAGGTAAACATGTTTATCCGGGATTTATTGCTCCAAATTCTACTTTAGGATTAGTTGAAATTGATGCCGTAAGAGCTTCGGATGACGAAAGCGAAATCGGTGAATTCAACCCACATGTCAGAAGTATCATTGCTTATAACGCAGAATCTAAATTGGTAGAAACCACACGCCCTAATGGCGTTTTATTAGCGCAAATTACACCAAGAGGTGGAAGAATTTCAGGAACTTCTTCAATCGTTCAATTAGATGCTTGGAACTGGGAAGACGCTACAGTAAAAGCTAATGACGGAATTCATTTAAACTGGCCAAGAAGTTATTCTAGAGCTGGTTGGTGGGCGGAACCAGGAGGAATTGAAATGAACAAAAATTACGAGCCTCAAGTAAAAGCCATTCAAGACTACTTTGACAATGCTTTTGCTTATTTAGGAAGTAAAAATGATAAAAAAGACATTCCATACGAAGCTATGAAAGGGTTACAATCAGGCGAAAAAACGCTTTTTGTAAACGCAAATGGTGAAAAGGAAATCATTGATGCTGTCTTATTTAAAAAGAAAAACAACATTAAAAACATGACAATCGTTGGTGGTTATTATGCTTTTAAATCGGCAAAACTTTTAAAAGAAAATAACGTTTCGGTACTTTTAAAAAGAGTTCACGATTTACCGCTGTTAGAAGACGAAGATGTTAATTTACCTTATAAAAATGCTAAATTATTAGTTGATGCTGGAGTTTTAGTTGCTTTACAAAATGCTGGTGACATGGAACGTATGCAAACTAGAAATCTTCCATTTTATGCCGGAACTTGTGCTGCCTGGGGATTAACAAAAGAACAAGCATTACAATTAATTTCTGGAAATTCGGCTAAGATTTTAGGAATCGACAATCAATACGGAACATTAGAAGCAGGAAAAAGTGCTACTCTATTTATTTCAGAAGGAGATGCTTTAGACATGAAAACAAATGTTATTTCTTTTGCTTTTATCGATGGAAGACAAATTAGTTTAGAAAGTCATCACACCGAATTGTACGAACGTTACAAAGGAAAATTTGAACAACAAAAAAAATAA
- a CDS encoding amidohydrolase family protein, with protein MRYLSLLLVFFFTLTSQAQEYFPKNDGVKQSFKNYVAITNATIYVSATQKIENATLLIKENKIVEVGTTVSIPKNATIIDATGKTIYPSFIELYSEFGINKPTPRPNGNFTPQYDTNREGYYWNDHIKPEYNAYENLSYDSKAAGSLREAGFGTVLSHHNDGVIAGTGLLWTLNDAGSNADRMLKEKVSQHFTFSRSKFTKQSYPSSLMGSMALIRQVFHDAKWYSQGNAKNKDLSLEAFNANKSLLQIFNAGDKLNALRADKLGDEFGVKYLIKGSGNEFERIDEIKKTGATYIIPINFPDAYDVSDPYLAQQVSLSDMKFWNQAPFNLKMLADNNVPFVISTTDLKDTKSFLSNLRKAVTYGLPKEKALLALTETPAKLVNQFNTVGSISKGKLANFIIVSGDIFENKSNILENWVQGNRNIIDKINPTDIRGTYDLTFDNHKFELKIEGETSKLEAKAVKDSINFGTKIQFNDPWVNLVIKNQDTTKANFVRLSGTFVKDMMQGKAVLENGNETSWTATKRTTETKEDKKKEDKKDEPKVPSMYTVTYPNVSFGTEEKPKQETILFKNVTVWTGEKEGILKETDVLIQNGKIAKIGKNLPSTGAKVVDGTGKHLTAGIIDEHSHIAISNGVNEGGQNSSAEVTIEDVVNSDDINIYRNLAGGVTSANLLHGSANPIGGRAAFIKLKWGYSPDEMLVKDAPKYIKFALGENVKQSNWGDFARNRFPQSRMGVEQVYEDYFTRAIEYKNEWDAYKTGKGKNKVMPRFDIEMEVINEILAKKRFITCHSYVQSEINMLMKFAERYGFKIQTFTHILEGYKLADKMSAHGVAGSTFADWWAYKYEVNDAIPYNAAIMMNEGVKVSINSDDAEMSRRLNQEAAKTVKYGNVSEEEAWNFVTLNPAKILQVDNKVGSIKVGKDADVVLWSDSPLSIYTRAEKTLVDGIIFYDLEKETETLALIQKERADLINSMLDAKNKGMKTQLPKKKENGHYHCDTLGEYCKESHYKYN; from the coding sequence ATGAGATACTTATCGTTATTATTGGTATTCTTCTTCACTTTAACGAGTCAAGCACAAGAATATTTTCCAAAAAATGATGGTGTAAAACAGAGTTTTAAAAACTATGTTGCCATCACAAACGCCACAATTTATGTTTCAGCAACACAGAAAATTGAAAATGCAACGTTGCTAATAAAAGAAAACAAAATTGTTGAAGTTGGCACAACCGTTTCAATTCCTAAAAATGCTACTATCATTGATGCTACTGGAAAAACCATCTATCCTTCTTTTATTGAATTGTATAGTGAATTTGGAATTAACAAACCAACTCCAAGACCAAATGGAAATTTCACCCCTCAATACGATACCAATCGTGAAGGGTATTATTGGAACGACCACATCAAACCAGAATACAATGCTTATGAAAATTTAAGCTACGATTCTAAAGCTGCTGGTAGTTTAAGAGAAGCTGGTTTTGGAACTGTTTTAAGTCATCATAACGATGGTGTAATTGCAGGAACTGGATTACTTTGGACATTAAATGATGCTGGTTCAAATGCAGATAGAATGCTAAAAGAAAAAGTATCACAACACTTTACGTTTAGCAGAAGTAAATTTACAAAACAAAGTTATCCTTCATCATTAATGGGAAGTATGGCTTTAATCAGACAAGTTTTCCACGATGCAAAATGGTATTCTCAAGGTAATGCTAAAAACAAAGATTTATCGTTAGAAGCTTTTAACGCAAACAAATCATTGTTACAAATCTTTAATGCTGGCGATAAATTAAATGCATTACGAGCTGATAAATTAGGCGATGAATTTGGCGTTAAGTACCTAATAAAAGGAAGCGGGAACGAGTTTGAGCGTATTGACGAAATCAAAAAAACGGGAGCAACTTATATTATCCCAATAAACTTCCCAGATGCTTACGATGTTTCAGATCCTTACCTGGCACAGCAAGTAAGTCTAAGCGATATGAAATTTTGGAATCAAGCACCATTTAATTTAAAAATGTTGGCCGATAACAATGTTCCATTTGTAATTTCTACAACAGATTTAAAAGACACTAAATCTTTCTTATCTAACTTAAGAAAAGCGGTAACTTATGGTTTACCAAAAGAAAAAGCTTTATTAGCTTTAACAGAAACTCCAGCTAAATTGGTAAATCAATTTAATACCGTAGGTTCTATATCAAAAGGAAAATTAGCAAACTTTATAATTGTATCTGGCGATATTTTTGAGAATAAAAGTAATATTCTAGAAAACTGGGTTCAAGGAAACAGAAATATTATTGATAAAATCAATCCAACGGATATTAGAGGAACATATGATTTAACTTTCGACAATCATAAATTTGAATTAAAAATTGAAGGCGAAACTTCTAAACTTGAAGCTAAAGCAGTTAAAGACAGTATTAATTTTGGAACTAAAATTCAATTCAACGATCCTTGGGTTAACTTAGTAATAAAAAATCAAGATACAACAAAAGCAAATTTCGTAAGGCTTTCAGGAACTTTCGTTAAAGATATGATGCAAGGAAAAGCGGTTTTAGAAAATGGTAATGAAACTTCTTGGACGGCTACTAAACGTACAACTGAAACTAAAGAAGATAAAAAGAAAGAGGATAAAAAAGACGAACCAAAAGTTCCGTCTATGTATACGGTAACATATCCAAATGTTTCATTTGGAACGGAAGAAAAACCAAAACAAGAAACGATTCTTTTCAAAAATGTAACAGTTTGGACTGGTGAAAAAGAAGGAATTCTAAAAGAAACCGACGTTTTAATCCAAAACGGAAAAATTGCAAAAATTGGTAAAAACTTACCTTCAACAGGTGCGAAAGTAGTAGACGGAACTGGTAAACATTTAACGGCAGGAATCATTGACGAACATTCGCACATTGCTATTTCAAATGGTGTTAACGAAGGTGGTCAAAATTCATCTGCTGAAGTTACTATAGAAGATGTAGTTAATTCAGATGATATTAATATTTACAGAAATTTAGCAGGTGGTGTTACTTCTGCAAACTTATTACATGGTTCTGCAAATCCTATTGGTGGTCGTGCAGCATTCATTAAATTAAAATGGGGTTATTCTCCAGATGAAATGTTAGTAAAAGATGCTCCTAAATACATCAAATTTGCTTTAGGTGAAAATGTAAAACAATCAAACTGGGGTGATTTTGCTCGTAACCGTTTTCCACAATCTCGTATGGGAGTAGAACAAGTTTATGAAGACTATTTTACAAGAGCTATCGAATACAAAAACGAATGGGACGCTTACAAAACTGGTAAAGGCAAAAACAAAGTAATGCCAAGATTTGATATCGAAATGGAAGTTATCAACGAAATTTTAGCTAAAAAACGATTCATTACTTGTCACTCTTATGTACAATCTGAGATTAACATGTTAATGAAATTTGCTGAGCGTTATGGATTTAAAATTCAAACTTTCACACACATTTTAGAAGGTTATAAATTAGCAGATAAAATGTCGGCACATGGAGTTGCGGGTTCTACTTTTGCAGATTGGTGGGCTTATAAATACGAAGTAAATGATGCTATTCCGTATAATGCTGCAATTATGATGAACGAAGGTGTTAAAGTATCTATCAATTCAGATGATGCTGAAATGTCTCGTCGTTTAAATCAAGAAGCTGCAAAAACAGTAAAATATGGTAATGTTTCTGAAGAAGAAGCTTGGAACTTTGTAACCTTAAATCCTGCAAAAATTCTTCAAGTGGATAATAAAGTAGGAAGTATTAAAGTAGGGAAAGATGCCGATGTAGTTCTTTGGTCAGATAGTCCACTTTCAATCTATACAAGAGCAGAAAAAACATTAGTAGATGGAATTATTTTCTATGATTTAGAAAAAGAAACAGAAACTTTAGCATTAATTCAAAAAGAAAGAGCGGATTTAATCAACTCAATGTTAGACGCTAAAAACAAAGGAATGAAAACGCAATTACCTAAGAAAAAAGAAAACGGTCATTATCACTGTGACACTTTAGGAGAATATTGCAAAGAGTCTCACTATAAATACAACTAA